In Carassius auratus strain Wakin chromosome 39, ASM336829v1, whole genome shotgun sequence, a genomic segment contains:
- the LOC113057726 gene encoding protein eva-1 homolog C-like: MSPWSSCWSWCFLSVALALNTRQTSSAPDFSDYLHRILKNHTAHACDGETLSIRCPTRTSVAVISAFYGRRVPSPYLCPHANPNITEENTDCISTAAIQKVMSECQDRRQCQIPVASPVFGQDPCPETRKYIIVSYKCKPEHHRSRTVCENERLKLACKNDTVLAIYSATFGHLEHDSLECPQEAKTKPDIECLSPSALRRVSRKCHGRTNCSVLADAQGFGDPCFPGTKKHLRVSFTCVPRYLLEDVGRGNIDPFLLSDYTHGGWYTGPGVSRPQNIFTNSLEIFSQIQGLPEAVALYFVSGICAGLFFLLCLFGLKSTLIRDLKDLASELGDELKSSRRTHGGQIDDFDEDDAYLRSSFRHLARPYYTPDVFNPEMIMTVVMEDRKDEDKPEAANGDIWPHISSSPYAMHKIKTSSA, translated from the exons ATGTCTCCATGGAGCTCTTGTTGGTCCTGGTGTTTCCTCTCTGTCGCCCTAGCTCTCAACACACGGCAAACCTCGTCAGCTCCAGATTTCTCTG ATTACCTCCACAGGATTCTTAAGAACCACACTGCCCATGCGTGTGATGGAGAGACGCTGTCCATCAGATGCCCCACCAGAACATCTGTGGCTGTTATCTCAGCATTTTATGGACGCCGTGTTCCAAGTCCATATCTATGCCCACACGCAAACCCAAACATAACGGAGGAAAACACAGACTGTATATCAACCGCAGCCATTCAG AAAGTGATGTCTGAGTGCCAGGACCGACGGCAGTGTCAGATTCCTGTGGCGAGTCCTGTGTTTGGTCAAGATCCCTGCCCTGAAACCAGAAAATACATTATTGTCTCCTACAAGTGCAAGCCTG AGCATCATCGCTCGAGAACAGTGTGTGAGAATGAGCGGCTGAAGCTGGCCTGTAagaatgacacggttttggccaTCTATTCAGCCACGTTTGGCCACCTGGAGCATGACAGCCTTGAATGCCCTCAAGAGGCTAAAACAAAACCAGACATAG AGTGCTTGTCTCCGTCAGCTTTAAGGAGAGTGTCAAGGAAGTGTCATGGCAGGACAAACTGCTCTGTGCTGGCCGATGCTCAGGGATTTGGAGACCCCTGTTTCCCTGGGACCAAAAAGCACTTGCGAGTCTCCTTCACTTGTG TACCACGGTATCTCCTGGAAGATGTTGGACGTGGAAACATAGATCCTTTCTTGCTCTCTGACTATACACATG GAGGGTGGTACACTGGCCCCGGTGTGTCCAGACCACAAAACATTTTCACCAACTCTCTGGAAATCTTTTCCCAAATCCAGG GTCTTCCGGAGGCAGTGGCTTTATACTTTGTTTCTGGTATCTGTGCCGGTCTGTTTTTCTTGCTGTGTTTGTTCGGTCTCAAGTCCACCCTGATTAGAGATCTGAAAGACCTGGCCTCTGAGCTAGGAGATGAGCTCAAGTCCTCCAGGAGGACACATGGAGGACAAATAGATGATTTTGATGAAGATGATGCCTACTTGCGGTCTTCTTTTCGTCACCTCGCGCGCCCTTACTACACGCCAGACGTCTTCAACCCAGAGATGATAATGACAGTGGTGATGGAGGACAGGAAGGATGAGGACAAACCTGAGGCGGCCAATGGAGACATCTGGCCTCATATCAGCTCCAGCCCTTAtgctatgcacaaaatcaaaacCTCATCTGCTTAA